Proteins encoded by one window of Drosophila melanogaster chromosome X:
- the CG42258 gene encoding uncharacterized protein, isoform C: MLSNGSAGVSADVDVAAGGAADCDERTLLLSEEIVVAPLPASAFSAGVAAAAPPTSLPLVHTTTTQQNNNNVNNNNNGSLVVSAKNMANNKSNKNSSKCKNNEASSSNNNNAATAAATTATTTGEEPVTTTITTATTAADDEDISSDLSDKFPRPQKKPGKLSKLGTKSVGLKRVSFGSSKGSMVETLVFETPTPLSEHMESTFGFDAADTAAAAAGQPQLASTLASQQPLAGGYSGDYAKGTMDDSGIEVQEESERSIVRVSIYNSSQPQVICPPAEYLDFPEFNYSSNLLDYNTMATTAAGIQQQQVIGLGAAYDRQQSTDSGWDNPFRPGGDLSREADEIVNMIRGGKPITPTEERTIGNGSAQHADDNCNGGTAIGESVIKSNLSQNLATAQNGTNSHASATADAGAGKAATATELSGGTGNNGVTSLGQVSKQVVPGPTSASHVVIDEKKNKKKGCCVLQ; encoded by the exons ATGCTGTCCAACGGCTCTGCTGGCGTCTCTGCCGACGTTGACGTCGCCGCCGGCGGCGCTGCCGACTGTGATGAGCGAACGCTTTTGCTAAGCGAGGAGATTGTTGTTGCGCCGCTGCCTGCGTCGGCATtctctgccggcgtcgctgctgctgcgccgccAACGTCGCTGCCACTGGTgcacacaacaacaacgcagcaaaacaacaacaatgtgaacaacaacaataatggtTCGCTTGTGGTCAGTGCGAAAAACATGGctaataataaaagtaataagaatagcagcaaatgcaaaaacaacgaggccagcagcagcaacaacaacaatgcggcgacagcagcagcaacaacagcaacgacgACAGGAGAAGAACcggtaacaacaacaataacaactgcaacaacagcagctgatGATGAGGATATATCCAGCGATCTGAGCGATAAATTCCCACGCCCCCAAAAGAAACCCGGCAAACTGAGCAAATTGGGCACCAAAAGCGTCGGCCTCAAACG CGTCTCCTTTGGGTCCTCGAAGGGTTCGATGGTGGAGACGCTCGTCTTCGAGACGCCGACGCCGTTGTCGGAGCACATGGAGTCCACTTTTGGGTTCGATGCCGCAGAtaccgccgctgccgccgctggTCAGCCGCAGCTGGCGTCGACGCTGGCGTCGCAACAGCCTCTCGCCGGTGGCTACAGTGGAGACTATGCCAAGGGGACCATGGATGACAGCGGCATTGAGGTGCAGGAAGA ATCGGAGCGTTCGATAGTGCGCGTTTCAATCTACAACAGCAGCCAGCCGCAAGTAATCTGTCCACCGGCGGAGTATCTGGACTTTCCGGAGTTCAACTACAGCAGCAACCTCTTAGACTATAATACGATGGCCACGACGGCGGCGGGGatccaacagcagcaggtgATTGGCCTGGGAGCGGCATACGATCGACAGCAAAG CACCGATTCCGGCTGGGACAATCCCTTTCGACCAGGCGGCGATCTGTCCAGAGAGGCTGATGAAATTGTCAATATGATCAGAG GTGGCAAGCCCATCACACCCACAGAGGAGCGTACAATTGGCAACGGGAGCGCCCAGCATGCGGACGACAATTGCAACGGCGGTACGGCGATCGGCGAGAGtgtaatcaaatcaaat CTCTCGCAGAATCTAGCAACAGCACAAAATGGTACAAATTCCCATGCCTCTGCAACTGCCGACGCTGGCGCCGGAAAAGCAGCGACGGCGACCGAGCTGAGCGGCGGAACCGGAAACAATGGGGTCACCTCGCTGGGACAGGTGTCCAAACAGGTGGTTCCCGGACCGACGTCCGCTAGTCATGTGGTCATCGACGAGAAGAAGAACAAGAAGAAGGGCTGCTGTGTCCTTCAATAA
- the CG42258 gene encoding uncharacterized protein, isoform E produces the protein MATTAAGIQQQQVIGLGAAYDRQQSTDSGWDNPFRPGGDLSREADEIVNMIRGGKPITPTEERTIGNGSAQHADDNCNGGTAIGESVIKSNGLCHLQLSQNLATAQNGTNSHASATADAGAGKAATATELSGGTGNNGVTSLGQVSKQVVPGPTSASHVVIDEKKNKKKGCCVLQ, from the exons ATGGCCACGACGGCGGCGGGGatccaacagcagcaggtgATTGGCCTGGGAGCGGCATACGATCGACAGCAAAG CACCGATTCCGGCTGGGACAATCCCTTTCGACCAGGCGGCGATCTGTCCAGAGAGGCTGATGAAATTGTCAATATGATCAGAG GTGGCAAGCCCATCACACCCACAGAGGAGCGTACAATTGGCAACGGGAGCGCCCAGCATGCGGACGACAATTGCAACGGCGGTACGGCGATCGGCGAGAGtgtaatcaaatcaaat GGTCTATGTCATTTGCAGCTCTCGCAGAATCTAGCAACAGCACAAAATGGTACAAATTCCCATGCCTCTGCAACTGCCGACGCTGGCGCCGGAAAAGCAGCGACGGCGACCGAGCTGAGCGGCGGAACCGGAAACAATGGGGTCACCTCGCTGGGACAGGTGTCCAAACAGGTGGTTCCCGGACCGACGTCCGCTAGTCATGTGGTCATCGACGAGAAGAAGAACAAGAAGAAGGGCTGCTGTGTCCTTCAATAA
- the CG42258 gene encoding uncharacterized protein, isoform F, which translates to MATTAAGIQQQQVIGLGAAYDRQQSTDSGWDNPFRPGGDLSREADEIVNMIRGGKPITPTEERTIGNGSAQHADDNCNGGTAIGESVIKSNLSQNLATAQNGTNSHASATADAGAGKAATATELSGGTGNNGVTSLGQVSKQVVPGPTSASHVVIDEKKNKKKGCCVLQ; encoded by the exons ATGGCCACGACGGCGGCGGGGatccaacagcagcaggtgATTGGCCTGGGAGCGGCATACGATCGACAGCAAAG CACCGATTCCGGCTGGGACAATCCCTTTCGACCAGGCGGCGATCTGTCCAGAGAGGCTGATGAAATTGTCAATATGATCAGAG GTGGCAAGCCCATCACACCCACAGAGGAGCGTACAATTGGCAACGGGAGCGCCCAGCATGCGGACGACAATTGCAACGGCGGTACGGCGATCGGCGAGAGtgtaatcaaatcaaat CTCTCGCAGAATCTAGCAACAGCACAAAATGGTACAAATTCCCATGCCTCTGCAACTGCCGACGCTGGCGCCGGAAAAGCAGCGACGGCGACCGAGCTGAGCGGCGGAACCGGAAACAATGGGGTCACCTCGCTGGGACAGGTGTCCAAACAGGTGGTTCCCGGACCGACGTCCGCTAGTCATGTGGTCATCGACGAGAAGAAGAACAAGAAGAAGGGCTGCTGTGTCCTTCAATAA
- the Cpr11A gene encoding cuticular protein 11A, protein MKSFLILLGFAALAAADVKHLTDRNLDLFKYNPSDIYTLPEDIDDDKPAVHFSGDVMKAKTETLQNYNSGKKFKLELKTQNGIEVSSVGKLKDDKTFVVSGSYSFTGADGKRYKTRYTADEFGYHPITELDLDIPEPQPLASAGQRQTVDPSSLLGNKNRFQFLQQTLDSDQGSQGPLRGSGQSGDDYSYTSPYGNGNAYGNGVGNGYGNGVGNGYGNGVGNGQGNGAGNAYGNGNGVGNGYGNGNGNGYDYQPPQVPLATPSRLYLPTA, encoded by the exons aTGAAGAGTTTT CTGATCCTTCTGGGTTTCGCTGCTCTGGCCGCTGCCGATGTCAAGCATCTGACAGATCGCAATCTGGACCTCTTCAAGTACAATCCCAGCGATATCTACACCCTGCCCGAGGACATCGATGACGACAAGCCGGCGGTGCACTTTAGCGGCGATGTCATGAAGGCCAAGACCGAAACCCTCCAGAACTACAACTCGGGCAAGAAATTCAAGCTGGA ACTGAAGACCCAGAACGGCATCGAAGTGAGCAGCGTGGGCAAACTGAAGGACGACAAGACCTTCGTGGTCAGCGGCTCCTACTCGTTCACCGGCGCCGATGGCAAGCGGTACAAGACCCGTTACACCGCCGATGAGTTCGGCTATCATCCCATCACCGAGCTGGATCTGGACATTCCCGA accCCAGCCTTTGGCTTCTGCCGGACAGCGCCAGACCGTGGATCCCAGCAGCCTGTTGGGCAACAAGAACCGTTTCCAGTTCCTGCAGCAGACCCTGGACTCCGATCAAGGATCGCAAGGTCCTCTGAGGGGCAGTGGACAGAGTGGCGATGACTATAGCTACACGTCTCCCTATGGAAATGGCAATGCTTACGGTAATGGAGTTGGAAACGGATACGGAAATGGAGTTGGCAACGGATACGGAAATGGAGTTGGAAACGGACAAGGAAATGGAGCTGGAAACGCAtacggaaatggaaatggagttGGAAACGGATACGGAAATGGCAACGGCAATGGCTACGATTATCAGCCACCTCAGGTGCCCCTGGCGACGCCATCTCGTCTGTATCTGCCCACCGCATAA
- the Lsp1alpha gene encoding larval serum protein 1 alpha — MKFAIAFLACVAVVTATAYHKTHDIKVADKAFLMKQKFLFEIVYRVEDPLMFEEYIAMGKQFYFDKEHYTHFDLYMEKFFEAHKAHALLPKGEFFGALVKHHAKQARGLFNFFYYAKDWETFMTNVAFARMHFNEGMFVYALTLAVIHRDDFHGLVLPAIHEIFPQFFFNSKFVMEAEKFDYEMWMKTSLYEKEYMDVYHKIPTFSSYEHGYKQGMAYGYGKTHGHGQTYEHEFGSMYQTSDYMYMKDFKTWQWWKLMGLGEHWYSESNYILRENIYEYNQESNWLTMMKDVKKFYMPVDYSRDLYLYNEESKLSYFTEDLGWNSYWYYLNMDYSFFLDGKTFGLQNDRRGEWWLYNVHQLLSRYHMERLSHGLGEIPQFSWFHQIEMGYDPQLIYYNGIGYSYRKNYYELETYGNFEMLDKITGFQQRIQNIVELGYYQTTDGHMIDLRKPESIEIIGNMLQGNVDAIDNIFFQFWYMLAHMYFADTHYYQMEVYPNVMLNFETMMRDPMFYMFYKSIAQVYFQFMHHLPKYTKEQLLMPGVTLKHVEVSELVTYFDLVDFDVTNMLNGKMVFHEGQFLWDKSLFARQMRLNHKPFSYTYTIDSARDEKVVIRAFLGPKFDEYGRMISLTDNRMNFMEIDEFTYTLKTGSNLITRKSTDFAWTVKDRTTYTELYYYTMMAFDGKYDYPLDLTEPHCGFPDRLVLPMGWKKGMPMQMFFMVVPYMAPQHEQFSTFDYTYSCGIGSGARHVDSLPFGYPFDREINEYEFHVPNMYFKDVTIYHADTMEKYYNYKEYTNYGHFDYSFFNDYYTKYFKL; from the exons ATGAAGTTTGCCATCGCATTCCTGGCTTGTGTGGCCGTGGTCACTGCGACCGCTTACCACAAGACCCACGACATCAAGGTCGCTGACAAGGCGTTCCTGATGAAGCAGAAGTTCCTCTTCGAGATCGTCTACCGCGTGGAGGATCCGCTGATGTTCGAAGAGTACATTGCGATGGGAAAGCAGTTCTATTTCGACAAGGAGCACTACACG CACTTCGATCTGTACATGGAGAAGTTCTTCGAGGCCCACAAGGCACACGCTTTGCTGCCCAAGGGCGAGTTCTTTGGCGCCCTGGTTAAGCACCATGCCAAGCAGGCACGTGGACTCTTCAACTTCTTCTACTACGCCAAGGACTGGGAGACTTTCATGACCAATGTGGCCTTCGCTCGTATGCACTTCAACGAGGGCATGTTCGTCTATGCCCTGACCCTGGCCGTGATCCATCGCGATGATTTCCATGGACTCGTTCTGCCCGCCATCCATGAGATCTTCCCGCAGTTCTTCTTCAACAGCAAATTTGTGATGGAGGCCGAGAAATTCGACTATGAGATGTGGATGAAGACTAGCCTGTACGAAAAGGAGTATATGGATGTGTACCACAAGATTCCAACTTTCTCCTCATACGAACATGGATACAAACAAGGAATGGCATACGGATACGGTAAGACACACGGACATGGACAGACATATGAACACGAATTTGGCAGCATGTACCAGACCAGCGACTACATGTACATGAAGGACTTCAAGACATGGCAGTGGTGGAAGCTGATGGGTCTGGGCGAGCACTGGTACAGTGAGAGCAACTACATACTGCGCGAGAACATCTACGAGTACAACCAGGAAAGCAACTGGCTGACGATGATGAAGGACGTGAAGAAGTTCTACATGCCGGTGGACTATAGCCGCGATCTGTACCTCTACAACGAGGAGTCCAAGCTGTCCTACTTCACCGAGGATCTGGGATGGAACAGCTACTGGTACTACTTGAACATGGACTACTCCTTCTTCCTGGACGGCAAGACTTTTGGCCTGCAGAACGATCGTCGCGGTGAATGGTGGCTGTACAATGTGCACCAGCTACTCAGCCGATACCACATGGAGCGTTTGTCCCATGGCCTGGGCGAGATTCCTCAGTTCTCCTGGTTCCACCAGATCGAGATGGGCTACGATCCACAATTGATCTACTACAACGGCATTGGCTACAGCTATCGCAAGAACTACTATGAACTGGAGACGTACGGCAACTTTGAGATGCTGGACAAGATCACCGGCTTCcagcaacgcatccagaacaTCGTCGAATTGGGCTACTACCAGACGACCGATGGTCATATGATCGATCTGCGCAAACCGGAGTCCATTGAGATCATCGGTAATATGCTGCAGGGCAATGTGGATGCCATTGACAACATTTTCTTCCAATTCTGGTACATGCTGGCCCATATGTACTTCGCCGATACCCACTACTATCAGATGGAGGTGTACCCCAATGTGATGCTAAACTTCGAGACAATGATGCGGGATCCCATGTTCTATATGTTCTACAAGTCGATCGCACAGGTCTACTTCCAGTTCATGCACCATCTGCCCAAATACACCAAGGAGCAACTTCTCATGCCGGGCGTTACACTGAAGCATGTGGAGGTCAGCGAGCTGGTTACCTACTTCGATCTGGTTGACTTCGATGTGACCAACATGCTCAACGGCAAGATGGTCTTCCACGAGGGTCAATTCTTGTGGGACAAGTCCTTGTTTGCCCGCCAGATGCGTTTGAACCACAAGCCCTTCAGCTACACCTACACCATCGATTCGGCCAGGGATGAGAAGGTGGTCATTCGCGCTTTCCTGGGACCCAAGTTCGATGAGTACGGCAGGATGATCTCGCTGACGGACAACCGCATGAACTTTATGGAAATCGATGAGTTCACCTATACCCTGAAAACGGGCAGCAACCTGATCACCAGGAAGTCAACGGACTTCGCTTGGACCGTCAAGGATCGCACCACCTACACTGAGCTGTACTACTACACGATGATGGCGTTCGATGGCAAGTATGATTACCCGCTGGACCTTACTGAGCCCCACTGCGGATTCCCCGATCGTCTGGTTCTGCCCATGGGCTGGAAGAAGGGCATGCCCATGCAAATGTTCTTCATGGTGGTTCCATACATGGCGCCACAGCACGAGCAGTTCTCCACTTTTGACTACACCTACTCGTGCGGCATCGGATCCGGAGCTCGACACGTGGACAGCCTGCCTTTTGGATATCCCTTCGATCGTGAAATCAACGAGTACGAGTTCCACGTGCCCAACATGTACTTCAAGGATGTGACCATCTATCATGCGGATACAATGGAGAAGTACTATAACTACAAGGAATACACCAACTACGGTCACTTCGATTACTCCTTCTTCAACGACTACTACACCAAGTACTTCAAGTTGTAG
- the Mks1 gene encoding meckel syndrome, type 1: MQKSRDIKRTGVYRVSGNIGDLQLELKLRHISEWLPVPKFEYAGAQSTNAYGDHYPGSEEDIWQDCYIHVPQGDDSCGGKTGLGYNCSYYNVGIGYTGRRRRSPISQHEGEMEKDKNEGEITDLESQSNRSWSILSDNSRPPAGDLFYKRNKELCNGAIATIRISWQQKHFSQAELEQYINNPGSCASKLQRRYHRWALETLKLQQRYLRKLENLEDAETVEDPEPITIRRRIRKPKAKQRGCSAAAHPTITSLSSANMSEVSILDDPNFAARTCLIHTLLDNDSESLMPAEASEFHKKGYQLMYIYADLQQDTLLVSIRYDPEQGLLYVYPDFSSSAQDLDYVIQIERNNDCRQLYAFGFENVTPLEAYDDDGFSEEADGEDEQELGDGLPIEEDLPEEASAEEILEFYRRRREAASERRSLLQFEMPPKRMKRVSLLLELQEGQNFENPNIHVRYYLKAPANTFYEGTPGVDTMQGATATCRNAGDWRSAHLGHCWQVTLLLEEQHHPADLLHLYFEVISIDSWQRERCEGYAHYAIPLTSALPTDSIRLQCIRPLGNWLDALNRYFIGGRQLFDFESFFDVHRQSEMHSRLNFNSDRPMTTTGTLSLRLQKLQQRQIDTSDQFHHHFHLELGNDSSDDGDSNDDDVRSSSNPDTSRATTLDEVMAAFVEARKRIELLLGNSSETASPSSAYYQAEF, translated from the coding sequence ATGCAAAAAAGCAGAGACATAAAGCGCACTGGAGTTTATCGCGTGAGCGGAAACATAGGAGATCTGCAATTGGAACTGAAGCTGCGACACATCAGTGAATGGCTGCCGGTCCCCAAATTTGAATACGCGGGAGCGCAATCGACGAACGCATATGGTGACCACTATCCCGGATCGGAGGAAGATATCTGGCAGGATTGCTATATTCATGTCCCCCAGGGCGATGATTCGTGTGGAGGGAAGACTGGCTTGGGCTACAACTGCAGTTATTATAATGTGGGAATTGGTTACACCGGCAGGAGACGAAGGAGTCCAATATCTCAGCATGagggggaaatggaaaaggatAAGAACGAGGGAGAAATAACGGATCTGGAGTCCCAAAGTAATCGGTCGTGGAGCATTCTCAGTGATAATAGTCGTCCTCCCGCTGGTGATCTCTTCTATAAACGGAATAAGGAACTCTGCAATGGTGCTATAGCCACAATACGCATATCCTGGCAGCAAAAGCACTTTAGTCAAGCGGAACTGGAGCAATATATAAACAATCCTGGAAGTTGCGCTTCGAAACTACAGCGGCGCTATCACAGGTGGGCCTTGGAAACCTTGAAGCTACAACAGCGATATCTAAGGAAACTGGAGAATCTGGAAGATGCAGAGACGGTGGAGGATCCTGAGCCTATTACAATTCGTCGCCGGATACGAAAGCCCAAGGCGAAGCAGAGAGGCTGCTCTGCCGCAGCTCACCCGACTATTACCAGTCTGTCCTCGGCGAATATGTCGGAGGTTTCAATACTGGATGACCCCAATTTTGCCGCCAGAACGTGCCTCATACACACCTTATTGGATAATGATTCCGAGAGTCTTATGCCCGCCGAAGCAAGTGAATTCCATAAAAAGGGCTATCAGCTAATGTACATCTATGCCGATCTGCAGCAGGACACACTGTTGGTTAGTATACGATATGATCCCGAACAGGGTCTGCTCTATGTCTATCCGGATTTCAGTAGCAGTGCCCAGGATCTGGATTATGTGATTCAGATCGAGCGGAATAACGATTGCCGACAGTTGTATGCCTTTGGCTTTGAGAATGTCACACCGCTAGAGGCCTACGACGATGATGGTTTCTCTGAGGAGGCGGATGGCGAGGATGAGCAGGAACTGGGCGATGGTTTACCCATCGAAGAAGATCTGCCCGAAGAAGCCTCCGCCGAGGAGATACTCGAGTTTTATCGCAGACGGCGAGAAGCAGCCAGCGAGAGGAGAAGTCTCCTCCAGTTCGAAATGCCGCCCAAGAGGATGAAGCGGGTCAGCCTGCTGCTGGAACTACAGGAAGGCCAGAACTTTGAGAACCCCAACATACATGTAAGATACTATCTGAAAGCACCAGCAAATACCTTTTATGAGGGTACACCTGGGGTGGATACCATGCAGGGAGCGACGGCCACGTGCAGGAATGCCGGCGACTGGAGGAGTGCCCATTTGGGTCACTGCTGGCAGGTGACCCTGCTGCTGGAGGAACAACATCATCCGGCTGATCTACTGCATCTATATTTTGAAGTGATCAGCATAGATAGCTGGCAGCGGGAGCGATGTGAGGGATATGCTCACTATGCGATACCGTTAACATCCGCCCTGCCAACGGACTCCATACGGCTGCAGTGCATCCGACCACTGGGCAACTGGCTGGATGCCCTCAATCGGTATTTCATAGGCGGTCGTCAGCTGTTCGACTTTGAGTCCTTCTTCGATGTACATCGGCAATCGGAAATGCATTCCCGTTTGAACTTCAACTCTGACAGGCCAATGACCACCACGGGAACACTTTCGCTCCGGCTTCAAAAGCTTCAGCAGCGCCAAATAGACACATCTGATCAGTTCCATCACCACTTCCATCTGGAACTCGGCAACGATAGTAGCGACGATGGCGATAGCAATGATGACGATGTCAGATCCAGTTCAAATCCGGATACTTCGAGGGCCACCACTCTGGACGAAGTAATGGCCGCCTTTGTGGAGGCCAGGAAACGGATCGAGCTGCTCCTGGGAAATAGTTCAGAAACAGCCTCACCATCATCTGCATACTACCAGGCTGAGTTTTAA